The region ATTATTGTAAATGCCGTGGTAACAGAAGCCATAGACCAGCCCTTTGTTTCAACAAGAGGTTGGGTATAAACACTATAGGCATAGGCGGCACCTATTGAAATATGAATAAAAACTGCCGAAGCGGCAATAAGCCATCGGTTTTTGTTTGGAGCACTCATTTATAAAGGATTTTGCAAGTTTGTAAGACTATTAAATTGAATAGAACAACAAGTATAAGTTTTTATTACGGAAATATAAATGAAATGCCTGTAGTATTATAAATGAGGTAATAAAAAAAAGCCCGAAATATTAATTTCGGGCTCTAAGATTGTCCAGGATAATTCTGAATTAACTTATATCTTCATCATTTTCCTTAGTTTCTACGGGCTCAATATTTTCGCTGGCTTCTTCTTCATCCCTTCTTTCTTTTAAGAAATCTTTCAGCTCTTTTCCGTACATCGATTTTTTCACCTTTGGCTCTAAAGAATTATAGATGGTATCTAAATATTTGATATTTGCATCAAAAACTTCAGAAAGCGCGAGGTAAGGTGCTACTTCCAGGTCTTTATTGTTAATAGCGAAATTAACAGTATAAAGATATTTTCTTTTAAGTAAGCTTTCATATTGCTTATTCACATCTATCAATTGCTCCTCGTTTTCATCCCGTTGTGCTTCAAAATTTTGCTGAATAAGTTCCAGGTTCTTATCGTTGAAGCGTTGCATCATTTTGCGATATTCTTCTAATTTTTCCTGATTTCTGGCTCCGGTTATTTTTGCATCTGTTACAAAATTCTCTAACGTTGTATTGATGGTTACTTCTCCTTCTTCAGCAAAGAAATCTATACGATCGTCGTACTGAGAATTATCAACTTTTTTAAGGTAGAGATACATAACCTGGGGACTTTCAATAAAAGCTTCCAGGCTAATATTGGCATTACCATTAACCTCTACTGAATCCAGATCTACCATAAGGGTATCATCTATCTTTTGAAGATAAACAGTTCCCTTTTTTAGTCCGTCAATATTGGCATTTACTATTAAGTTGCTTTCTTTATTATTACAGGAAGTAAGGGCGATAATGGCCAGTAAAAGAATGCTAATTTTTTTCATTTGTTTTATAATTTTCTCTGGTAGCGGGAATTTATCACAAGCTAATAATTCATACTGTGAACTCCCATATTTAGTCTCCAGCAACTTGCTGGTTTCAGGTTTCTGATTTAGGCGGCAAATATCTTATAATTTTCTATTTTAAACTAACTCCCGGCTGCGATTTGCATTAAAATAGTAGTAAGAATTGCGCCATAGGTTCCAACTACATATCCAAACACAGCAAGCAATACACCAACGGTAGCCAGAGAAGGATGAAATGCCGCAGCTACAACAGGTGCCGAAGCCGCTCCGCCCACATTGGCCTGACTTCCCACCGCGAGGAAGAAATAAGGAGCTTTAATAAGTTTTGCTGTGCCAAATAGGAAAATAACGTGAATAGACATCCAAATAAGTCCGATGCCAATAAGGCCCGGATTATCGAAAACCATCCCAAGGTCCATTTTCATACCTATGGTTGCCACCAGAATATAAATGAAGATACTGCCCAATTTACTGGCTCCCGCACCTTCGTAAGTTTTGAATCGTGTAAACGAAAGTCCTATTCCAATTGCGGTAGCGATGGTGATCATCCAGAAGAAGGATGATGAAAAGGATGAAAGCGCACTTTTACTATCATTAAAAATCTCAAAATTAGAAGACAGATATACCGAAATTTCATCGGCTCCCCAATGTGCAATTCCCACGGTTACAAACGCCAGGGTAAGCATGATCATATAATCAGGTAGGTTGGGGTTCCTGGTTACACTATCAGCGTAATTTGAAACTTTATTTTTAAGTTCTGTAATAGCTGAATTATCAGCTTTTAGCCATTTGTCAATTTTTTCGGTTTTACCAATTCCCATTAAAAGTCCCGCCATAAGCAGGTTAGCCACTACAATATCTACCAAAACCATTCCGCCGTAAAGATCGGGGTTGTATTCGTAAATTTCCAACATAGCAGCCTGGTTGGCTCCACCGCCAATCCAGCTACCGGCAATGGTAGAAAGACCACGCCAAATAGCATCGGGGCCAACGCCCCCAACGGTTTCGGGAGAAATAGCAGAAACAATAATTACAGCTAAAGGGCCTCCAATAATAATTCCTACAGTACCGGCAAAAAACATGATCAGGGCTTTTGGCCCAAGGTTGAAAATTGCTTTTAAGTCTATACTTAATGTCATTAAAACCAGGGCAGCCGGTAATAGAAATCTACTTG is a window of Salegentibacter salegens DNA encoding:
- a CDS encoding DUF4369 domain-containing protein: MKKISILLLAIIALTSCNNKESNLIVNANIDGLKKGTVYLQKIDDTLMVDLDSVEVNGNANISLEAFIESPQVMYLYLKKVDNSQYDDRIDFFAEEGEVTINTTLENFVTDAKITGARNQEKLEEYRKMMQRFNDKNLELIQQNFEAQRDENEEQLIDVNKQYESLLKRKYLYTVNFAINNKDLEVAPYLALSEVFDANIKYLDTIYNSLEPKVKKSMYGKELKDFLKERRDEEEASENIEPVETKENDEDIS
- a CDS encoding DUF819 family protein — its product is MEDTPVFTNDAIVFGLLMLALGFVFYTSSKEEGFWKKFYGIVPALLMCYLIPAIFNSLGLIDDGTSQLYFVASRFLLPAALVLMTLSIDLKAIFNLGPKALIMFFAGTVGIIIGGPLAVIIVSAISPETVGGVGPDAIWRGLSTIAGSWIGGGANQAAMLEIYEYNPDLYGGMVLVDIVVANLLMAGLLMGIGKTEKIDKWLKADNSAITELKNKVSNYADSVTRNPNLPDYMIMLTLAFVTVGIAHWGADEISVYLSSNFEIFNDSKSALSSFSSSFFWMITIATAIGIGLSFTRFKTYEGAGASKLGSIFIYILVATIGMKMDLGMVFDNPGLIGIGLIWMSIHVIFLFGTAKLIKAPYFFLAVGSQANVGGAASAPVVAAAFHPSLATVGVLLAVFGYVVGTYGAILTTILMQIAAGS